The following is a genomic window from Polypterus senegalus isolate Bchr_013 chromosome 9, ASM1683550v1, whole genome shotgun sequence.
GAATAAATCCAGAAAGATCAGAAGTGCTGACCACTCTTCTGGTGCTGCATTTGTCATTGCAATAAATGACTGTTGAGTCCAGATGACCATGTGGCCTTGTGACAGCGCATAAAGACCACTTCACCATACCCCACAATGTCACTAGTACTGTAAAACTGTTTTAATAATCATGCTTATCCCCTAAGAATTTGTTCTGGGAAAGCAATAACTAAGTGTAGAACCACATCCAGTTGAGACAGAGGTATTAATTTAcactttatttaagtatttttgtattgtttctttatatatttatatattgtatttaaacaATTAATATGTTTTACACATGATATTAATGTGTAGTTTACTGTTTGTGTggctttaatatttaaaataattcacattaattgtattaaataattttaaagcaaaagagaaaaatatatatatttttaacatattgaGATAATACATCACTTTTCCACTATTAACTTTTCACAGATCCATTGATTAGCAGTTTTGCAAGGTGCTGCCAACAATATGCCACCTGTCATTATGCTACCACAATCACTGCCAGACTTCTCTTGTTGAACATCATTTTCAAATCTACAAGTGAAAGAAAGAACAAatttgttatattatatatatatatatatatatatatatatatatatatataactataaatACATAAGCATATCCTGATGATTTAGCAAATAAAAGTCAATGTAATGACTATTAACATAAAACAATCCATAAGTTTATTCtctaaaatggtatttttaacTAATATTTGCATTATCCTTTTTTGCTTAACAATTCACATGTATTGAAATCATCTTTTAAGTCCATTTTTCCTAGGCAGCTGCAATAGAAACAAGATGGACCCCAATCATGAAGGAATCCCAGTTTATCTTAAGCGACAATTCATGACATGTTTTTGGATGGTACAGAAAAGGCAGTTTCTGATGGAATTTCACTGGAAGAACATAcaaaaacattaagaaagtaATTCATTTTCTATAAATGTGTTGATGGATGTTTTTGATTGATCTGTATAGGAGAGGAAGGTGATAAGTCTAAATAGGTGAGAGTGTCTAAGATAGGAGAATCTGATCCaaagaatacaattaaaaattagAGATGTTACAGCGCATGTTTTTTAAATCCATGATCAACTTGAGTACTTTGATTATTACATGTATGGTTTGCATGCCATTTTCTGATTGCACCTCCTCATTTACTGCCCCTGTGATCAAAGCAATTACTTAAATGCATCTGCTTTCCAAATATTTGTATTCTATCTCCTCCTGTACTGTAGTTCAAGATCAAGTAGTATTTGTCATTAGAAGCCGGTACTTTCAATGTTCTAATGATGAATACCCATGTTCCTTCAGTAAGATTACGGCAATACTACTTTGGGGAGGTCAAGGCTGAAATCATATGACAAAAACCTGACTGAACATAAAACAAGCAAATAGAAACTGCACATTAAAGTTAATAGAGATTGCGTAGTTCACAAATAACAAAATTCTCGGCAGCTATTTGGTCAACCAATGTAAGCCAAACTGGTATTATGTGACTTTTCAAATTCGGGTTAATAGCAATTGCCCATCTTACCAACTCTAGCATAAGTAGAGTAAATCAGCTTTGGGACAGGATGATACTAAATGCTCTGAACGTCCAAAATTTAAACATAACCCTTCCATTATTCATCTTTTATTCTTTTCTAGGCTAGTATTACTTTTCCCTAGTTCCATAAGCATGGAACCACCTGTTTGTTCTGAGGATACTTTAACTGTTGTAGATttcgctgcttctttttccttcctAATTTAACAGGGTCTTGGTTTTACGGATAAATTTATGACTCCCTCCAGAGTTTCATCTACATCATGACTAGCCATATTACTTTAAACCTCAAGCACATTTTACACTGTCTGTTGCATTCATAGTGAATTACTGATGTTTTATCAAGCTACATAGTGTCtgttaaaagttgttttattGTTGTAATGTGTTATTTATTGCTGCTTTACTGATCAATATCAAGTTTTACTTTCATTAACAACAGCCTGTTCACTTTTATCATGTAGCAAATttcttcagaaaataaattaaaaaaaaaagaaatctgacaaCCAACAGAAGCCTGTTTAGTTTATCAAACCTATTTATTTAGCAAATAGCTAcaatgtcccaatatctcatccagaaagGTCTTAAACATTGTCAAAGTTTATGCTTCGATTATATGTTTTGGTACTTTGTTCTGGATTCGTACAACTCTTTGCagctggcttcagtcttaaatgcaattccccttaaatatacagtattacactAATCACATTTATTCAAAGCAACTGTAACACATATTCATGAATATTATTGCTTTAACTTTAATAAGTAAAATAAGGGAATGTCTCACACTCTGTTGTGGAAAGCTGTCCCATCGATCcaattccatttttcattctcccTTTTCAATCCAACCCAAGTGTGACCCATAATGTGATTCAATATGaaattctttaaagaaaaaaatattgacaaTTTCTACTTAATACATCCTTTTTAATTATGAAACCTTCTCTAAAGTCAGCTCTTACATTGTACACAACACTGCCTGGATTGGCACTCCTTTCCTCTTATTGTGAATGGAATAAGtggtttagaaaattgatggatggataaatgggaATATTTTCTGTAGGATCCAAGTTGATACAACTACACTAAATGAAGAAATTCTGAAGTCTGTCCGCAGAACATAGTACTGTTTTAGGATGAGTTGCAAAATATGTTGCCAAtctcaaacaaaaatatatattacaagtGTTACAAAATTTAATAAGTGTGATGCTTCTAATATTCTACTATGCAGAAGAGGAGTTAAAGAAGGAAGATGGATTTTTTAAAGGTGTTGGGGAAAATGTGCATGAGGTTATGATTGCCATAAATCTGATTATTCCCCTCATGTGTGTTGTGCCTGCTACCAATGTCTTTTAAACAGGGCTGAAGTTCACAAGAACCAACTGAAGAAACACATTTGTGCATTGACTGTAGACTATAGTTTACCTTCCTCTTAATTGCACTGTAGAAgtaggcaaaaggaacatcacaCTGTTAACAGCTGATTTCTccataagcaataaataaaaatatataacattaaattgggccattttctgtaaatatttttctctCTAGTGTCTCTGGTGTTATTTGCAATATAGAACATGTGTGGAATATTGACCTGTTTCTTACAAATGGAGCAACATTACTTACtgtttcacttctttttttaaattctaaacttaGCCTACAAATGTATTTctaacactttttaaatatttccacTTAGTAAATGATAtggatatttgtaaaataaacatacacTAACTATTAAAGAACAAATTGTTTATATATCCTACAAAAGGTTCCATAGTGAACAAAatatcttgaaaaataaaatagagaagAGCTATACCATGTCCTCGGTTTTCTTAATCATAGTGAGGTTTGAACTTTGCATCTTGCAAAAGCTGTCTGCAAAATCCcatccttttttgtttgtttcaaaataATATGATTTTCCATTGTGATCCAGCCATTGTTGTTTTTTAGTACTCTctgtaaattaaaaacagcatATAAGTAAATTAAGTGTTAAAGATATacctaaaaaacaagaaatagttATAAAATATATCATTGTGTTGCTCTCAAGTTGTATGCAAAAAaacatatatagcatttttacattttatattaaagtgagtatattcacagaatattaaatatatattttaaaatgcttcagaATACAAGGTGACCCGCCAATGTCGTCACACTCCTCTCCCGTGCTATTTATGTATTTGTCTACCACTAGCATAGCTGTCATGTTACTCTGTGCACATTATGAATACATTACATTATGAACCCTTTTCTGGCACATCCGCATGCAGGTTTTCAAAGGCCTCAAATAAAATCAATTGTTTCACAAAGGTTTTTGCTTATTACATCCTTTTTTTAATGAAGGTTTGCTTCAGCTGGACAATTTTAATGCTTTCAGAAACACTGTATACAGGTACTGGATAGCACAAAGCTGCTGTCagaatttttgtgtttatttaattatcttgttAATAATATAGACAAATAATCCTAAAATGTTTGTTTAGCAGAGCTGAAAAACTGTATCATATTTCCCTGGAATGGGAGGCACACTGGTACCTGCCTGACAGTAGAACTCTCTCACAGTAAGGCGACCAGTGTTTCAGGTactctctgtggagtttgcatatttttcccatgtctgtgtgggcttcctcctgGTGCCCCAGTTTCCTGCcataaagacatgaaggttaggtggattggtggtgctaaattggccatagtgtgtatgtgagtgtgttccCCTGacatggactggtgccctgtccaggggatTTTTCTGCATTGGGCcctttgcttgctgggataggctacagccCCTGAggcttaaaaaattaaaggatctaatcaatatattttacaataaacatttaaattgtctTGTCTTGTCAGATTGTCTTGCCTCTTTTTTCATTTactctatttatctttattcatttattaatttatgtatttacttatttttactagcttaaaagACAGTTTTACtttgctgacctagctctctttctcatgggtgggggtttttgtaaaacttgacttatttgtatggaatgttatttgattttaataaaatccaaaaaaaaaaatctaacaaaaatcCTGACTAGCAGAAGATGTATCTAACAGTGAATTTAGACcgttgtta
Proteins encoded in this region:
- the LOC120534996 gene encoding C-type lectin domain family 10 member A-like isoform X1; this translates as MKMHLEDIDCDIQQGHNARRQQQGLRCCSHKKLTVMAVFLSGCILSVYRVIEYKLIISPNYQEQMTHNYKETQTTSSTQNTHSRDFVAEQTSAKSTKKQQWLDHNGKSYYFETNKKGWDFADSFCKMQSSNLTMIKKTEDMNFILNHIMGHTWVGLKRENEKWNWIDGTAFHNRVFENDVQQEKSGSDCGSIMTGGILLAAPCKTANQWICEKLIVEK
- the LOC120534996 gene encoding C-type lectin domain family 10 member A-like isoform X2, giving the protein MKMHLEDIDCDIQQGHNARRQQQGLRCCSHKKLTVMAVFLSGCILSVYRVIEYKLIIYKETQTTSSTQNTHSRDFVAEQTSAKSTKKQQWLDHNGKSYYFETNKKGWDFADSFCKMQSSNLTMIKKTEDMNFILNHIMGHTWVGLKRENEKWNWIDGTAFHNRVFENDVQQEKSGSDCGSIMTGGILLAAPCKTANQWICEKLIVEK